A single Tachypleus tridentatus isolate NWPU-2018 chromosome 9, ASM421037v1, whole genome shotgun sequence DNA region contains:
- the LOC143224910 gene encoding uncharacterized protein LOC143224910 isoform X1, whose protein sequence is MTTSCTYPLLFVVIITEMRAPLSSALCGVSEFSCNNGKCVRQNMYCNGREDCGDGSDEPRGCVVACNRTFNGEANVKYKLHITGPFHRQIPFLCIVSFVADGSQYGDHVELQVLSFNVGSLEKGSSSSHTCYGGHLQVLDYKSPERDINHQQTRGLNQLVSALKQTNGMLPKLFNLTARSVPQFGYFCGQMVGKSVNYFSSGNNVTVVIFMPRRVSWRFQSFNVFLTYRFITRRTNFGVKNDDIKVDFGRLIPNSFCNLEYQDCINRVCIIRSPNYPGIFLPNFTCHYLIKQEYIPKGFHAQIVLKQDNEYKISIDNGHSGLGAVSSSSLTTDCSQDKVRIFDGPTQDATLLTEFCGSGPLPLVISSQSNVLIQLISAPYQRLHDSRLEIEARVQFVKKPFWRVSGNNCKFLIDGTKNAEGIIKNPQHTLPSPTTCTYTLRGRIPTDRVWVYFMSYMVEDKHPWSRTEHCDTGRMEILGSYYLGATDNISIENNHTYCEKSSPRLCSRAADSPNFTPHRPCRLPEESYFSKGPELVLKIYYPKTTVIPSVQPLFLARFEFIDTRQPGTAVTPSLCDRILTSQSSGHGTIFSPRNVLYFGRGGRSEVSCRYNLQGTDSDRVKLAFRTLQLYHHRVET, encoded by the exons TAGCATGCAACAGAACCTTCAATGGGGAAGCTAACGTGAAGTACAAGCTCCACATCACTGGGCCTTTCCATCGTCAGATTCCCTTCCTCTGTATCGTCAGCTTTGTCGCTGATGGTTCTCAATATGGCGACCACGTGGAACTCCAGGTTCTTTCCTTCAACGTCGGATCGCTTGAAAAAGGAAG TAGTTCCAGTCACACATGTTACGGAGGTCATCTTCAAGTTCTGGATTATAAGAGTCCAGAAAGAGACATTAACCACCAGCAAACACGTGGGCTCAATCAGCTTGTCTCAGCATTGAAACAGACTAACGGAATGTTGCCAAAGTTGTTTAACCTCACTGCAAGAAGTGTACCTCAGTTTGGATATTTCTGTGGCCAAATGGTAGGAAAAAGCGTCAACTACTTTTCCAGTGGAAATAATGTTACGGTGGTTATATTTATGCCACGACGGGTATCGTGGCGGTTTCAGTCTTTTAACGTCTTTCTTACGTATCGATTTATCACACGGAGAACAAATTTTGGTGTTAAAAACGATGATATCAAGGTTGACTTTGGAAGATTAATACCAAACTCTTTCTGTAATCTAGAATATCAGGACTGTATAAACCGAGTCTGCATTATAAGATCTCCTAATTATCCTGGTATATTTTTACCAAACTTCACTTGTCACTATCTGATTAAACAGGAATATATTCCAAAAGGTTTTCACGCACAGATAGTGTTAAAACAGGACAATGAATACAAAATTTCGATTGATAATGGTCACTCAGGTCTCGGTGCAGTCTCCAGTAGCTCACTGACCACCGATTGCTCTCAAGACAAAGTACGCATATTTGACGGCCCGACACAGGATGCGACTTTGCTGACAGAGTTTTGTGGTTCGGGACCACTTCCCCTAGTTATTTCTAGTCAATCCAACGTTTTGATACAATTGATAAGCGCCCCCTATCAACGTCTGCACGATTCTAGGTTAGAAATTGAAGCTCGAGTACAATTTGTTAAGAAGCCCTTTTGGCGGGTCTCGGGTAATAACTGTAAATTTCTCATTGACGGGACCAAGAACGCTGAAGGTATTATAAAAAATCCCCAACATACTTTACCATCACCAACTACGTGCACTTACACCCTGAGGGGGAGAATCCCAACTGATCGTGTGTGGGTGTATTTTATGTCATATATGGTAGAGGACAAGCATCCCTGGTCACGTACAGAGCATTGCGATACTGGACGTATGGAGATTTTAGGCTCATATTATCTTGGAGCCACTGATAACATCTCCATTGAGAATAATCACACTTACTGCGAGAAAAGCTCCCCACGACTGTGCTCTCGTGCAGCAGATAGCCCTAATTTTACCCCTCATCGTCCATGCCGTCTACCAGAAGAAAGCTACTTTTCCAAGGGTCCGGAGTTAGTGCTGAAAATATATTATCCAAAGACAACCGTAATTCCAAGTGTCCAACCTCTCTTTCTGGCCAGGTTTGAATTCATAGACACACGTCAGCCCGGTACAGCTGTTACGCCCTCGCTTTGCGATCGGATTCTAACTAGTCAAAGCTCGGGCCACGGCACGATATTTTCTCCGCGAAATGTGTTGTATTTTGGAAGGGGTGGTCGGAGCGAAGTCTCTTGTCGGTACAACCTTCAAGGAACGGACTCAGACAGAGTTAAACTTGCCTTTCGAACCCTACAGCTTTATCACCATCGTGTAGAAACCTAA
- the LOC143224910 gene encoding uncharacterized protein LOC143224910 isoform X2 yields the protein MTTSCTYPLLFVVIITEMRAPLSSALCGVSEFSCNNGKCVRQNMYCNGREDCGDGSDEPRGCVACNRTFNGEANVKYKLHITGPFHRQIPFLCIVSFVADGSQYGDHVELQVLSFNVGSLEKGSSSSHTCYGGHLQVLDYKSPERDINHQQTRGLNQLVSALKQTNGMLPKLFNLTARSVPQFGYFCGQMVGKSVNYFSSGNNVTVVIFMPRRVSWRFQSFNVFLTYRFITRRTNFGVKNDDIKVDFGRLIPNSFCNLEYQDCINRVCIIRSPNYPGIFLPNFTCHYLIKQEYIPKGFHAQIVLKQDNEYKISIDNGHSGLGAVSSSSLTTDCSQDKVRIFDGPTQDATLLTEFCGSGPLPLVISSQSNVLIQLISAPYQRLHDSRLEIEARVQFVKKPFWRVSGNNCKFLIDGTKNAEGIIKNPQHTLPSPTTCTYTLRGRIPTDRVWVYFMSYMVEDKHPWSRTEHCDTGRMEILGSYYLGATDNISIENNHTYCEKSSPRLCSRAADSPNFTPHRPCRLPEESYFSKGPELVLKIYYPKTTVIPSVQPLFLARFEFIDTRQPGTAVTPSLCDRILTSQSSGHGTIFSPRNVLYFGRGGRSEVSCRYNLQGTDSDRVKLAFRTLQLYHHRVET from the exons CATGCAACAGAACCTTCAATGGGGAAGCTAACGTGAAGTACAAGCTCCACATCACTGGGCCTTTCCATCGTCAGATTCCCTTCCTCTGTATCGTCAGCTTTGTCGCTGATGGTTCTCAATATGGCGACCACGTGGAACTCCAGGTTCTTTCCTTCAACGTCGGATCGCTTGAAAAAGGAAG TAGTTCCAGTCACACATGTTACGGAGGTCATCTTCAAGTTCTGGATTATAAGAGTCCAGAAAGAGACATTAACCACCAGCAAACACGTGGGCTCAATCAGCTTGTCTCAGCATTGAAACAGACTAACGGAATGTTGCCAAAGTTGTTTAACCTCACTGCAAGAAGTGTACCTCAGTTTGGATATTTCTGTGGCCAAATGGTAGGAAAAAGCGTCAACTACTTTTCCAGTGGAAATAATGTTACGGTGGTTATATTTATGCCACGACGGGTATCGTGGCGGTTTCAGTCTTTTAACGTCTTTCTTACGTATCGATTTATCACACGGAGAACAAATTTTGGTGTTAAAAACGATGATATCAAGGTTGACTTTGGAAGATTAATACCAAACTCTTTCTGTAATCTAGAATATCAGGACTGTATAAACCGAGTCTGCATTATAAGATCTCCTAATTATCCTGGTATATTTTTACCAAACTTCACTTGTCACTATCTGATTAAACAGGAATATATTCCAAAAGGTTTTCACGCACAGATAGTGTTAAAACAGGACAATGAATACAAAATTTCGATTGATAATGGTCACTCAGGTCTCGGTGCAGTCTCCAGTAGCTCACTGACCACCGATTGCTCTCAAGACAAAGTACGCATATTTGACGGCCCGACACAGGATGCGACTTTGCTGACAGAGTTTTGTGGTTCGGGACCACTTCCCCTAGTTATTTCTAGTCAATCCAACGTTTTGATACAATTGATAAGCGCCCCCTATCAACGTCTGCACGATTCTAGGTTAGAAATTGAAGCTCGAGTACAATTTGTTAAGAAGCCCTTTTGGCGGGTCTCGGGTAATAACTGTAAATTTCTCATTGACGGGACCAAGAACGCTGAAGGTATTATAAAAAATCCCCAACATACTTTACCATCACCAACTACGTGCACTTACACCCTGAGGGGGAGAATCCCAACTGATCGTGTGTGGGTGTATTTTATGTCATATATGGTAGAGGACAAGCATCCCTGGTCACGTACAGAGCATTGCGATACTGGACGTATGGAGATTTTAGGCTCATATTATCTTGGAGCCACTGATAACATCTCCATTGAGAATAATCACACTTACTGCGAGAAAAGCTCCCCACGACTGTGCTCTCGTGCAGCAGATAGCCCTAATTTTACCCCTCATCGTCCATGCCGTCTACCAGAAGAAAGCTACTTTTCCAAGGGTCCGGAGTTAGTGCTGAAAATATATTATCCAAAGACAACCGTAATTCCAAGTGTCCAACCTCTCTTTCTGGCCAGGTTTGAATTCATAGACACACGTCAGCCCGGTACAGCTGTTACGCCCTCGCTTTGCGATCGGATTCTAACTAGTCAAAGCTCGGGCCACGGCACGATATTTTCTCCGCGAAATGTGTTGTATTTTGGAAGGGGTGGTCGGAGCGAAGTCTCTTGTCGGTACAACCTTCAAGGAACGGACTCAGACAGAGTTAAACTTGCCTTTCGAACCCTACAGCTTTATCACCATCGTGTAGAAACCTAA